One Astatotilapia calliptera chromosome 1, fAstCal1.2, whole genome shotgun sequence DNA segment encodes these proteins:
- the cul4a gene encoding cullin-4A isoform X1, whose product MAEDTRQDKRASFSITEHSANGMARTSAVASGKTGTSKKLVIKNFKDRPKLAENYTEDTWLKLRDAVGAIQNSTSIKYNLEELYQAVENLCSYKVSPTLYKQLRQVCEDHVQAQIHQFREESLDNLSFLKRMNRCWQDHCRQTIMIRSIFLFLDRTYVLQNSLLPSIWDTGLELFRTHIVSDSAVQKRTVEGILEQIELERNGETVDRSLLRSLLGMLSDLQVYKDSFEERFLTETNRLYAAEGQHLMQERDVPEYLHHVARRLEEENDRIVSYLDQSTQKRLISCVEKQLLEEHMTAILQKGLSTLLDENRVTELTLLYQLFSKVKGGLPTLLQFWRDYIKSFGGEIVCTPEKDKDMVQDLLDFKDKMDNVAQSCFARNESFINAMKEAFETFINKRPNKPAELIAKYVDSKLRAGNKEATEEELERILDKIMIIFRFIHGKDVFEAFYKKDLAKRLLVGKSASVDAEKSMLSKLKHECGAAFTSKLEGMFKDMELSKDIMIQFKQYMQNQSEPSNIELTVNILTMGYWPSYTPMEVHLPTEMVKLQEVFKLFYLGKHSGRKLQWQPTLGHAVLKAEFKEGKKELQVSLFQTLVLLMFNEGEEFSMEEIRAATGIEEGELKRTLQSLACGKARVLNKNPRGKDVEDGDRFNFNNDFKHKLFRIKINQIQMKETVEEQVSTTERVFQDRQYQIDAAVVRIMKMRKTLSHNLLVSELYNQLKFPVKPGDLKKRIESLIDRDYMERDKETPNQYHYVA is encoded by the exons ATGGCAGAGGACACCCGACAGGACAAGAGGGCCAGCTTCTCTATAACGGAACACAGTGCCAACGGGATGGCCAGGACCTCCGCTGTGGCCTCAGGCAAAACCGGCACGTCAAAGAAACTAGTGATCAAAAATTTCAAAG ATAGGCCAAAACTAGCAGAGAACTACACCGAGGACACGTGGCTGAAGCTGCGAGATGCGGTGGGTGCAATCCAGAACAGCACCTCCATCAAGTATAACCTGGAGGAGCTCTATCAG GCGGTGGAGAACCTGTGCTCGTATAAAGTCTCACCGACTCTGTACAAGCAGCTTCGGCAAGTCTGTGAAGATCACGTGCAGGCCCAGATCCACCAGTTTAGAGA AGAGTCTTTGGACAACCTTTCCTTCCTGAAGCGAATGAATCGCTGCTGGCAGGACCACTGTAGGCAAACT ATAATGATCCGGAGCATCTTTCTCTTCCTGGATCGTACCTATGTGCTGCAGAACTCTCTACTCCCTTCTATCTG GGACACCGGTTTGGAGCTGTTTCGCACCCACATCGTGAGCGACAGTGCTGTTCAAAAGCGAACAGTGGAAGGCATTTTGGAGCAGATTGAACTGGAGCGGAATGGAGAGACCGTGGACCGGAGTCTGCTTAGGAGTCTTCTTGGcatgctgtcagacctgcag GTTTACAAAGACTCCTTTGAGGAGAGATTTTTGACTGAGACCAATCGTCTGTATGCAGCAGAGGGACAGCATCTGATGCAGGAGAGAGAC gtaCCCGAGTACCTGCACCACGTGGCTCGTCGGTTGGAGGAGGAAAATGATCGAATCGTGAGCTACCTCGATCAGAGCACTca GAAACGTCTCATTAGCTGTGTTGAGAAACAGCTGTTAGAAGAACATATGACTGCAATACTGCAAAAGG GTCTGAGCACTCTGCTGGATGAGAATCGTGTGACTGAACTCACCCTCCTCTACCAGCTCTTCAGCAAAGTGAAGGGAGGACTTCCCACACTGCTGCAGTTCTGGAGGGATTACATCAAG TCCTTTGGAGGAGAGATTGTATGCACTccagagaaagacaaagacatgGTACAAGACCTGCTGGACTTCAAAGACAAGATGGACAACGTGGCACAGAGCTGCTTTGCACGCAATGAGAGCTTCATCAATGCCATGAAGGAGGCTTTTGAAACTTTCATCAACAAGAGGCCCAACAAGCCTGCAGAGCTTATCG CTAAATATGTGGATTCTAAGTTAAGAGCTGGGAACAAGGAGGCTACggaggaggagctggagagAATACTGGATAAGATAATGATAATCTTCCGCTTCATACACG GAAAAGATGTGTTTGAAGCTTTTTATAAGAAGGACTTGGCCAAACGCCTGCTGGTTGGCAAGAGTGCCTCTGTTGATGCTGAGAAGTCCATGCTGTCCAAGCTCAAACACG AATGTGGGGCGGCGTTTACCAGTAAACTCGAGGGGATGTTTAAAGACATGGAGCTGTCCAAAGACATCATGATCCAGTTCAAACAG TATATGCAGAACCAGAGTGAGCCAAGCAACATAGAACTTACTGTGAACATCCTCACTATGGGCTACTGGCCTTCATACACACCCATGGAGGTGCACCTGCCCACAGAG ATGGTAAAACTCCAGGAGGTGTTCAAGCTGTTCTATCTGGGTAAGcacagtgggaggaagctgcAGTGGCAGCCCACACTGGGCCATGCTGTACTGAAGGCAGAGTTTAAAGAG GGTAAGAAGGAACTGCAGGTCTCCTTGTTCCAGACGCTGGTACTGCTCATGTTTAATGAGGGAGAAGAGTtcagcatggaggagattcgGGCTGCCACTGGCATAG AAGAGGGAGAGCTCAAGcgcacgctgcagtctctggcCTGCGGAAAGGCACGCGTCCTCAACAAGAACCCTCGAGGGAAAGACGTGGAGGACGGAGACCGTTTCAACTTCAACAATGATTTTAAACATAAACTGTTCCGCATCAAGATCAACCAGATCCAAATGAAGGAAACG GTAGAGGAGCAGGTGAGCACCACAGAGCGTGTGTTCCAGGACAGACAGTATCAGATCGATGCAGCAGTGGTGCGCATCATGAAGATGAGGAAGACCCTCAGTCACAACTTGCTGGTATCGGAGCTCTACAACCAGCTGAAGTTCCCTGTCAAG CCGGGTGATCTGAAGAAGCGGATCGAGTCGCTCATAGATAGAGACTACATGGAACGTGACAAGGAGACTCCTAACCAGTACCACTATGTTGCCTGA
- the cul4a gene encoding cullin-4A isoform X2, which translates to MRFCRHVLQEGDPRAEPGYTGGFTSQHFNASLPDRPKLAENYTEDTWLKLRDAVGAIQNSTSIKYNLEELYQAVENLCSYKVSPTLYKQLRQVCEDHVQAQIHQFREESLDNLSFLKRMNRCWQDHCRQTIMIRSIFLFLDRTYVLQNSLLPSIWDTGLELFRTHIVSDSAVQKRTVEGILEQIELERNGETVDRSLLRSLLGMLSDLQVYKDSFEERFLTETNRLYAAEGQHLMQERDVPEYLHHVARRLEEENDRIVSYLDQSTQKRLISCVEKQLLEEHMTAILQKGLSTLLDENRVTELTLLYQLFSKVKGGLPTLLQFWRDYIKSFGGEIVCTPEKDKDMVQDLLDFKDKMDNVAQSCFARNESFINAMKEAFETFINKRPNKPAELIAKYVDSKLRAGNKEATEEELERILDKIMIIFRFIHGKDVFEAFYKKDLAKRLLVGKSASVDAEKSMLSKLKHECGAAFTSKLEGMFKDMELSKDIMIQFKQYMQNQSEPSNIELTVNILTMGYWPSYTPMEVHLPTEMVKLQEVFKLFYLGKHSGRKLQWQPTLGHAVLKAEFKEGKKELQVSLFQTLVLLMFNEGEEFSMEEIRAATGIEEGELKRTLQSLACGKARVLNKNPRGKDVEDGDRFNFNNDFKHKLFRIKINQIQMKETVEEQVSTTERVFQDRQYQIDAAVVRIMKMRKTLSHNLLVSELYNQLKFPVKPGDLKKRIESLIDRDYMERDKETPNQYHYVA; encoded by the exons ATAGGCCAAAACTAGCAGAGAACTACACCGAGGACACGTGGCTGAAGCTGCGAGATGCGGTGGGTGCAATCCAGAACAGCACCTCCATCAAGTATAACCTGGAGGAGCTCTATCAG GCGGTGGAGAACCTGTGCTCGTATAAAGTCTCACCGACTCTGTACAAGCAGCTTCGGCAAGTCTGTGAAGATCACGTGCAGGCCCAGATCCACCAGTTTAGAGA AGAGTCTTTGGACAACCTTTCCTTCCTGAAGCGAATGAATCGCTGCTGGCAGGACCACTGTAGGCAAACT ATAATGATCCGGAGCATCTTTCTCTTCCTGGATCGTACCTATGTGCTGCAGAACTCTCTACTCCCTTCTATCTG GGACACCGGTTTGGAGCTGTTTCGCACCCACATCGTGAGCGACAGTGCTGTTCAAAAGCGAACAGTGGAAGGCATTTTGGAGCAGATTGAACTGGAGCGGAATGGAGAGACCGTGGACCGGAGTCTGCTTAGGAGTCTTCTTGGcatgctgtcagacctgcag GTTTACAAAGACTCCTTTGAGGAGAGATTTTTGACTGAGACCAATCGTCTGTATGCAGCAGAGGGACAGCATCTGATGCAGGAGAGAGAC gtaCCCGAGTACCTGCACCACGTGGCTCGTCGGTTGGAGGAGGAAAATGATCGAATCGTGAGCTACCTCGATCAGAGCACTca GAAACGTCTCATTAGCTGTGTTGAGAAACAGCTGTTAGAAGAACATATGACTGCAATACTGCAAAAGG GTCTGAGCACTCTGCTGGATGAGAATCGTGTGACTGAACTCACCCTCCTCTACCAGCTCTTCAGCAAAGTGAAGGGAGGACTTCCCACACTGCTGCAGTTCTGGAGGGATTACATCAAG TCCTTTGGAGGAGAGATTGTATGCACTccagagaaagacaaagacatgGTACAAGACCTGCTGGACTTCAAAGACAAGATGGACAACGTGGCACAGAGCTGCTTTGCACGCAATGAGAGCTTCATCAATGCCATGAAGGAGGCTTTTGAAACTTTCATCAACAAGAGGCCCAACAAGCCTGCAGAGCTTATCG CTAAATATGTGGATTCTAAGTTAAGAGCTGGGAACAAGGAGGCTACggaggaggagctggagagAATACTGGATAAGATAATGATAATCTTCCGCTTCATACACG GAAAAGATGTGTTTGAAGCTTTTTATAAGAAGGACTTGGCCAAACGCCTGCTGGTTGGCAAGAGTGCCTCTGTTGATGCTGAGAAGTCCATGCTGTCCAAGCTCAAACACG AATGTGGGGCGGCGTTTACCAGTAAACTCGAGGGGATGTTTAAAGACATGGAGCTGTCCAAAGACATCATGATCCAGTTCAAACAG TATATGCAGAACCAGAGTGAGCCAAGCAACATAGAACTTACTGTGAACATCCTCACTATGGGCTACTGGCCTTCATACACACCCATGGAGGTGCACCTGCCCACAGAG ATGGTAAAACTCCAGGAGGTGTTCAAGCTGTTCTATCTGGGTAAGcacagtgggaggaagctgcAGTGGCAGCCCACACTGGGCCATGCTGTACTGAAGGCAGAGTTTAAAGAG GGTAAGAAGGAACTGCAGGTCTCCTTGTTCCAGACGCTGGTACTGCTCATGTTTAATGAGGGAGAAGAGTtcagcatggaggagattcgGGCTGCCACTGGCATAG AAGAGGGAGAGCTCAAGcgcacgctgcagtctctggcCTGCGGAAAGGCACGCGTCCTCAACAAGAACCCTCGAGGGAAAGACGTGGAGGACGGAGACCGTTTCAACTTCAACAATGATTTTAAACATAAACTGTTCCGCATCAAGATCAACCAGATCCAAATGAAGGAAACG GTAGAGGAGCAGGTGAGCACCACAGAGCGTGTGTTCCAGGACAGACAGTATCAGATCGATGCAGCAGTGGTGCGCATCATGAAGATGAGGAAGACCCTCAGTCACAACTTGCTGGTATCGGAGCTCTACAACCAGCTGAAGTTCCCTGTCAAG CCGGGTGATCTGAAGAAGCGGATCGAGTCGCTCATAGATAGAGACTACATGGAACGTGACAAGGAGACTCCTAACCAGTACCACTATGTTGCCTGA